The Flavivirga eckloniae genomic interval TGCTTTTTATGGTCCTAAATTGGACTTCATGGTAAAAGACGCTTTAGGTAGACGTTGGCAGTTAGGAACCATACAGGTAGATTATAACTTACCCGAACGCTTTGATCTAACTTATAAAGGTAGCGATAATGAGCTGCACAGACCTATAATGATACATCGTGCTCCTTTTGGAAGCATGGAACGCTTTATTGCAATTTTATTAGAGCATACGGCTGGAAATTTCCCGCTTTGGTTAATGCCTACACAGGCTATAATACTATCAATTAGCGAGAAATACGAAAAATACTCTGAAAAAGTTTTAAATTTGCTAGAAAATGACGAAATTCGCGCCCTTGTAGACCATAGAAATGAGACTATAGGAAAGAAGATTCGGGAGGCCGAAATGCAGAAACACCCGTTTATGATCATTATTGGCGAGCAAGAAGAGAAAGAAAATAAAATAACTGTGCGTAAGCATGGTGGAGAGGATTTAGGAATGATTTCCATTGATGAATTCTCTAAAATTGTAAAAGAAGAGATAAGTAAAACGTTAAAATCGTTCTAAAAAAATAAAGTTTAATTTAAAAAGATAACGCCATAGCAATTCGAAGAAGAAATCAACCCAATAGAAGGGTTATACAAGAGGATAAACATAAGATTAACTCTAAGATAACAGCACCTAACGTTCGTCTTGTAGGAGACAATGTTGATATAGGTGTTTATTCTACAAGAGATGCTTTAAAAATAGCAGATGAGCAAGGGTTAGACCTGGTTGAGATTTCACCTAATGCCGATCCTCCTGTTTGTAAGGTTATGGATTATAAGAAGTTTCTTTATGAGCAAAAGAAGCGCGATAAGGCTTTAAAGTCTAAAGCGACTAAAGTTGTTATTAAAGAGATTCGTTTTGGTCCTCAAACAGATGACCACGATTATCAGTTTAAAAAGAAACATGCCGAGAAGTTCTTAAAAGAAGGTGCCAAGCTTAAAGCTTTTGTATTCTTTAAAGGACGTTCCATTATATTTAAGGAACAGGGTCAGATCTTATTGTTGCGTTTAGCTCAAGATTTAGAAGAACTTGGAAAAGTAGAGCAAATGCCACGTTTAGAAGGTAAGCGAATGACCATGTTTATTGCTCCAAAAAAATAACGCTTCGACTTCGCTCGGCGACCATGATTTTGCTCGGAGCTCGAAGAATAGATAAATTAAGTATAATATAATAAGATATAACATGCTGAAACGAGTTCAGCACACGATAATTAAGCGATAATTAAAACTAGGAGAAGAAAATGCCTAAAATGAAAACTAAATCTAGTGCCAAAAAACGTTTTAAGTTAACAGGTACTGGAAAGATTAAAAGAAAGCACGCTTTTAAAAGTCACATCTTAACAAAGAAGTCTAAAAAG includes:
- the rpmI gene encoding 50S ribosomal protein L35; its protein translation is MPKMKTKSSAKKRFKLTGTGKIKRKHAFKSHILTKKSKKRKLALTHDTLVHKSDEDNVKTMLRLK
- the infC gene encoding translation initiation factor IF-3 encodes the protein MQEDKHKINSKITAPNVRLVGDNVDIGVYSTRDALKIADEQGLDLVEISPNADPPVCKVMDYKKFLYEQKKRDKALKSKATKVVIKEIRFGPQTDDHDYQFKKKHAEKFLKEGAKLKAFVFFKGRSIIFKEQGQILLLRLAQDLEELGKVEQMPRLEGKRMTMFIAPKK